In Porites lutea chromosome 7, jaPorLute2.1, whole genome shotgun sequence, a single window of DNA contains:
- the LOC140942677 gene encoding uncharacterized protein: MCNEPVSLIIIKDMKFAPERFYAVYFSVLTASGKSSNKIRALDAAPNKDFAPGTFHVGTSFEESLLFNPSCSVVNLLESIKERCGYGDTDRVLDLTDETGLVLELSSHKYENATKYLSSKGFYVLVEKLTTELPSNDPNETGLSQEVKYVPLLNKPSDKFKGYKARVSERRLSPKRSSSKSAGRVGKRTGKTKLNKRADNTLAV, from the exons ATGTGCAATGAACCTGTATCTCTCATCATAATCAAAGACATGAAATTTGCACCTGAGCGATTTTATGCGGTATATTTTTCAGTATTAACAGCCTCGGGCAAAAGCAGCAACAAAATACGCGCACTCGACGCAGCTCCTAACAAAGATTTCGCACCAGGAACGTTCCATGTAGGAACGAGCTTTGAA GAGTCACTGTTGTTTAACCCAAGCTGCTCCGTCGTGAATCTACTGGAGTCGATTAAAGAAAGATGCGGTTATGGAGATACAGATCGAGTGTTGGACCTAACAGACGAAACAG GTCTAGTCTTGGAGCTTTCTAGCCACAAATACGAGAATGCCACCAAGTACCTGTCTTCTAAAGGATTCTATGTTCTGGTTGAAAAGCTGACAACTGAATTGCCTTCGAATGACCCTAATGAAACGGGGCTCTCGCAGGAGGTCAAATATGTGCCACTATTAAACAAGCCAAGTGACAAATTTAAGGGGTACAAAGCGCGAGTGTCCGAAAGGAGACTGAGTCCGAAGCGGTCCTCGAGCAAAAGTGCGGGCAGAGTGGGAAAAAGGactggaaaaacaaaattaaataagagGGCAGATAATACTTTGGCTGTTTAA